Proteins co-encoded in one Pelobates fuscus isolate aPelFus1 chromosome 5, aPelFus1.pri, whole genome shotgun sequence genomic window:
- the MKNK2 gene encoding MAP kinase-interacting serine/threonine-protein kinase 2, with amino-acid sequence MVQKKSLEMKGFHRSFKGQNPFEMVDYGMGSRNMATVFNFDCSTRPDMPSSSPIDIPDAKKRTKKKKRCRATDSFSGRFEDMYQLQDEVLGEGAYARVQSCINLITNKEYAVKIIEKRPGHSRNRVFREVEMLYQCQGHSNVLELIEFFEEEERFYLVFEKMCGGSILNHIHRRRHFNEREASFVVRDIAGALDYLHNKGIAHRDLKPENILCESPHQVSPVKICDFDLGSGIKLNSDCSPISTPELLTPCGSAEYMAPEVVEAFNEEASIYDKRCDLWSLGVILYIMLSGYPPFVGHCGSDCGWDRGEACPACQNMLFVSIQEGKYEFPEKDWAHISSGAKDLISKLLLRDAKKRLSAAQVLQHPWVQGCAPNNTLPTPIILQRNSSAKDLTSFAAEAIAMNRQLMEREEEENGVDSSKTSCPIVVKATSCSMQLSPPSESKLAKRRQQGSKGGVSPPSLSSLLIATD; translated from the exons ATGGTACAGAAGAAAAGTCTAGAGATGAAAGGATTTCACCGTTCCTTTAAG GGTCAAAACCCTTTTGAGATGGTGGATTATGGGATGGGATCCAGAAACATGGCGACTGTATTTAATTTCGACTGCTCCACACGCCCTG ATATGCCATCGAGTTCCCCGATCGACATTCCTGATGCCAAgaaaagaacaaagaaaaaaaagcgaTGCAGGGCAACAGACAGTTTCTCTGGACGATTTGAAG ATATGTACCAACTGCAGGATGAAGTTCTTGGTGAAGGTGCTTATGCCAGAGTCCAGAGCTGCATTAACCTAATTACCAACAAGGAATATGCAGTAAAG ATAATTGAGAAGAGGCCTGGTCACAGCCGAAATAGAGTGTTTAGGGAAGTGGAGATGCTGTACCAATGTCAAGGGCACAG CAATGTCCTTGAACTCATTGAATTCTTTGAAGAAGAGGAGAGATTCTACTTGGTGTTTGAGAAGATGTGTGGTG GTTCCATATTGAACCACATTCACCGACGTAGGCATTTCAACGAGCGAGAGGCTAGTTTTGTGGTTCGAGATATTGCTGGAGCGCTTGATTATTTGCacaacaaag gtATAGCACACAGAGACTTGAAACCTGAAAACATTCTTTGTGAAAGTCCACACCAA GTATCTCCAGTAAAGATCTGTGATTTTGATCTTGGAAGTGGGATCAAACTAAACAGTGATTGCTCCCCAATATCCACTCCAGAACTGCTCACCCCG TGCGGCTCTGCGGAATACATGGCACCAGAGGTGGTGGAGGCATTTAACGAAGAGGCGTCCATATATGATAAACGCTGTGATTTGTGGAGTCTGGGTGTCATCTTGTACATTATGTTGAGCGGATACCCGCCATTTGTTGGACATTGTGGGAGCGATTGCGGCTGGGACAGGGGTGAAGCCTGCCCTGCATGTCAG AATATGCTCTTTGTCAGTATCCAGGAAGGAAAGTATGAGTTTCCAGAAAAAGATTGGGCTCACATCTCTTCTGGAGCCAAAGATCTCATCTCCAAACTGCTGCTTCGGGATGCTAAGAAGAGACTGAGTGCTGCTCAGGTGTTACAGCATCCATGGGTGCAGGGG TGTGCACCTAATAATACACTCCCCACTCCGATTATCCTACAAAG gaaCAGTAGTGCCAAAGACCTGACGTCATTTGCAGCTGAAGCCATCGCAATGAACCGTCAGTTGATGGAGCGAGAGGAGGAAGAGAATGGAGTAGACTCTTCCAAAACCTCATGTCCCATCGTAGTCAAAGCTACCTCTTGCTCCATGCAACTCTCCCCTCCTTCCGAATCCAAACTGGCCAAGAGGAGACAacagggaagcaaaggaggtgtctctcctcccagcttGTCATCCCTTCTTATTGCCACGGACTAA